Proteins encoded in a region of the Sparus aurata chromosome 6, fSpaAur1.1, whole genome shotgun sequence genome:
- the LOC115582533 gene encoding uncharacterized protein LOC115582533, giving the protein MHKTFSYRCQEVVQDAPVISEFVNRWPALFTVREINEEFMRITTLPLQAKFLAQLDKYTGNLLKVFSNRGGAAGRKIKLLMDPTATSEDIDLKRDCILRCLCVYFNEDSDTLIKEYLNSSHEEAERRIAQTTIGLYVIRKDGADTVDKPVLRNLQSVAFGWAMLFGLIYTLNLSYPQEVKFTFEFFQKVLLNMDGKKLSPKVQALKIKMFQ; this is encoded by the exons ATGCATAAGACCTTCTCCTACAGATGTCAGGAGGTTGTCCAGGATGCACCTGTGATATCCGAATTTGTAAACAGATGGCCTGCCTTGTTTACAGTAAGAGAA ATAAATGAAGAATTTATGCGTATAACAACTTTGCCACTTCAAGCCAAGTTCCTGGCACAACTTGATAAATATACAGGGAACTTACTCAAGGTCTTCAgcaacagaggaggagctgctggaagGAAGATAAAGTTACTCATGGATCCAACAGCTACG AGTGAGGACATTGACCTCAAGAGAGACTGTATCCTAAGATGTCTGTGTGTCTACTTCAATGAAGACAGCGACACTCTCATTAAAGAGTACTTG AATTCCAGTCACGAGGAAGCTGAGAGGAGGATCGCACAGACCACCATTGGGCTTTATGTGATTCGCAAAGATGGTGCTGATACAGTGGACAAGCCAGTGCTGCGCAACCTGCAAAGTGTTGCTTTCGGATGGGCCATGCTTTTTGGCTTGATCTACACCCTCAACTTGAGCTATCCGCAGGAAGTGAAATTCACTTTTGAGTTCTTTCAGAAAGTTTTGCTTAACATGGATGGCAAGAAACTGTCCCCAAAGGTCCAAGCACTTAAAATTAAGATGTTTCAGTGA